Proteins from one Impatiens glandulifera chromosome 2, dImpGla2.1, whole genome shotgun sequence genomic window:
- the LOC124926437 gene encoding uncharacterized protein LOC124926437 isoform X1 gives MASIQSNIIHVISKTVLTSGETSGGFHKNRSSVLDFPRFQDSKISRQLAWKRQIYTVSRSSNSSEHKEVGLVVGTVGTDDEDHDDEEGQFGYLVREYGWRVRRLDEKDQVELNSVAQVQAQAFHVPVFLFDDFFLQFFQAEVLSALLYRLRNSASNRYACLVAERDQNSPEELVGVVDVTVQRDYTVLEHLPERVNEYLYVSGIAVLSTFSFVYKTMCRRMKIATALLKGCDILSTVWGFKYLVLRAYEDDIGALKLYTSAGYMIVSGDPPWLTSWIGRKRRVLLVKRTNVVSSF, from the exons ATGGCTAGCATACAATCAAACATCATCCATGTCATTTCAAAAACAGTACTCACCAGTGGAGAAACATCTGGTGGTTTTCATAAGAACAGATCATCAGTTCTTGATTTTCCTAGATTTCAAGATTCCAAGATTTCAAGACAATTAGCTTGGAAGAGACAAATATATACAGTGTCCCGCAGCAGCAACAGCTCGGAACACAAGGAAGTAGGCCTCGTCGTCGGAACTGTCGGTACCGACGACGAAGAccatgatgatgaagaagggCAATTTGGGTATTTGGTAAGAGAGTATGGATGGAGAGTGAGGAGATTAGATGAGAAAGACCAAGTTGAATTGAATAGTGTTGCTCAAGTTCAAGCCCAAGCGTTTCATGTCCCTGTTTTTCTATTTGATGATTTCTTCCTTCAATTCTTTCAG GCTGAAGTACTTTCAGCCCTTTTATACAGACTCCGGAATTCAGCTTCAAACAG ATACGCATGCTTAGTCGCAGAGCGAGATCAAAATTCACCCGAAGAGCTCGTAGGCGTTGTAGATGTCACCGTTCAAAGAGACTATACAGTTCTTGAGCATCTACCTgaaagagtaaatgaatatcTTTATGTTTCTGGAATTGCAGTTTTATCCACTTTCAG CTTTGTTTACAAAACAATGTGCAGGAGGATGAAAATAGCTACAGCTTTGCTAAAAGGTTGTGACATTCTATCAACTGTTTGGGGTTTCAAATATCTAGTTCTAAGGGCTTATGAAGATGACATAGGTGCCCTAAAGCTGTACACAAGTGCAGGATATATGATTGTTTCAGGTGATCCTCCATGGTTAACTTCATGGATTGGAAGGAAACGTCGCGTTTTACTCGTCAAGAGAACTAATGTTGTTTCCTCCTTTTGA
- the LOC124926437 gene encoding uncharacterized protein LOC124926437 isoform X2, producing MASIQSNIIHVISKTVLTSGETSGGFHKNRSSVLDFPRFQDSKISRQLAWKRQIYTVSRSSNSSEHKEVGLVVGTVGTDDEDHDDEEGQFGYLVREYGWRVRRLDEKDQVELNSVAQVQAQAFHVPVFLFDDFFLQFFQAEVLSALLYRLRNSASNRYACLVAERDQNSPEELVGVVDVTVQRDYTVLEHLPERVNEYLYVSGIAVLSTFRRMKIATALLKGCDILSTVWGFKYLVLRAYEDDIGALKLYTSAGYMIVSGDPPWLTSWIGRKRRVLLVKRTNVVSSF from the exons ATGGCTAGCATACAATCAAACATCATCCATGTCATTTCAAAAACAGTACTCACCAGTGGAGAAACATCTGGTGGTTTTCATAAGAACAGATCATCAGTTCTTGATTTTCCTAGATTTCAAGATTCCAAGATTTCAAGACAATTAGCTTGGAAGAGACAAATATATACAGTGTCCCGCAGCAGCAACAGCTCGGAACACAAGGAAGTAGGCCTCGTCGTCGGAACTGTCGGTACCGACGACGAAGAccatgatgatgaagaagggCAATTTGGGTATTTGGTAAGAGAGTATGGATGGAGAGTGAGGAGATTAGATGAGAAAGACCAAGTTGAATTGAATAGTGTTGCTCAAGTTCAAGCCCAAGCGTTTCATGTCCCTGTTTTTCTATTTGATGATTTCTTCCTTCAATTCTTTCAG GCTGAAGTACTTTCAGCCCTTTTATACAGACTCCGGAATTCAGCTTCAAACAG ATACGCATGCTTAGTCGCAGAGCGAGATCAAAATTCACCCGAAGAGCTCGTAGGCGTTGTAGATGTCACCGTTCAAAGAGACTATACAGTTCTTGAGCATCTACCTgaaagagtaaatgaatatcTTTATGTTTCTGGAATTGCAGTTTTATCCACTTTCAG GAGGATGAAAATAGCTACAGCTTTGCTAAAAGGTTGTGACATTCTATCAACTGTTTGGGGTTTCAAATATCTAGTTCTAAGGGCTTATGAAGATGACATAGGTGCCCTAAAGCTGTACACAAGTGCAGGATATATGATTGTTTCAGGTGATCCTCCATGGTTAACTTCATGGATTGGAAGGAAACGTCGCGTTTTACTCGTCAAGAGAACTAATGTTGTTTCCTCCTTTTGA
- the LOC124927367 gene encoding RING-H2 finger protein ATL58-like, translating to MSNSKSNKPQDCCSESASTELKIYQTFIFSIPIFFTFILLLLFYLFYLRRRRVDWSSLRMRASVPPPIEISRIELGLKKEVREMLPIIIYKESFSVKDTQCSVCLGDYQSEDRLQQIPACGHTFHMECIDLWLATRTTCPLCRLSLIPSPKVSIEPLSDQDTTEEEEDGNDRQRIDA from the exons ATGTCCAATAGTAAATCGAATAAGCCACAAGATTGTTGTTCGGAATCAGCTTCAACGGAGCTTAAAATCTATCAAACATTCATCTTCTCCATTCCTATCTTCTTCACCTTCATTCTCCTCCTCTTGttctatttgttttatttacGCCGCCGGCGAGTTGATTGGTCTTCTCTCCGAATGCGAGCTTCCGTTCCACCTCCGATTGAAATCTCTAGG ATTGAATTAGGTTTGAAGAAAGAAGTAAGGGAGATGCTAcctatcataatatataaagagaGCTTCTCTGTCAAGGATACTCA GTGCTCTGTTTGCCTTGGGGACTATCAATCAGAGGATAGGCTCCAACAGATACCTGCTTGTGGGCATACATTTCACATGGAATGCATTGATTTATGGCTCGCAACTCGCACGACTTGCCCACTTTGCCGCCTCTCTCTTATCCCTTCCCCTAAAGTTTCTATCGAGCCATTATCCGATCAAGATACTActgaagaggaagaagatgggaaTGACAGACAAAGAATTGATGCCTGA